The Syngnathus scovelli strain Florida chromosome 13, RoL_Ssco_1.2, whole genome shotgun sequence genome has a window encoding:
- the pip5kl1 gene encoding phosphatidylinositol 4-phosphate 5-kinase-like protein 1 isoform X1, giving the protein MTGFLATGTMVELLKHEGTSHSSRERLKICAKVGASCSAQTFKQEGDTPSGPGAVLIFCLRNTWHTSSSRIWSAGAASARERVGDNGDGGWTEWLWGEMQRSVAPRGFGKHCGTLKRRRWGGLKRQWELLGLFEIDQHHEFYSLTCMMKEGLFSSILTTIDHASTNQLLEDDFRAEDTQIHKGFKLETFAGPVFANLRRSLGVTEQEYQQSLCSDKCYLQFISNSKSKADFFLTNDKRFFLKTQNEREIRFLLDNLKNYMAHLQKYPHSLLVKLLGVHRIKISYWQKKYFIVMHSVFYPDERINARYDIKGCEVSRWTDPSPDGCQIIVVFKDLNFEGQYITLDEQRSWLLRQMEIDTDFLQSLNVLDYSLLLAHQPLQQDERHRALSFASLIMRTKRSVNPSTSPIYSIPSVTGAVPEDDATFISSQIDSDYLKQAGDGKSGETHHIAGNETEELPDFEVQNRRLLLNLKNALHVIDGPDQRYFIGIVDIFTVYSLKKRMEYWWKRLRHPGRTFSTVSPQMYCTRLCQWVLEHSK; this is encoded by the exons AtgacgggcttcttggccactggaacgatggtggagctcttgaagcacgagggcacctcacacagctccagggaacggttgaagatctgtgcaaaggtgggtgccagctgttcagcacagactttcaagcaggaaggtgacacgccgtctgggcccggtgccgtcctgatcttttgtctccggaacacctggcacacttcctcctcgcggatctggagtgcgggcgcggcctctgcaagagagagagtcggtgacaacggtgatggaggttGGACAGAgtggttgtggggggag ATGCAGAGGTCGGTGGCTCCGCGTGGCTTTGGAAAGCATTGTGGTACACTAAAGCGAAGAAGATGGGGCGGTTTGAAACGGCAGTGGGAGCTTTTGGGCTTATTTGAGATTGATCAGCACCACGAGTTCTACAGCCTCACTTGCATGATGAAGGAGGGATTGTTTTCATCAATCCTAACCACCATTGACCATGCATCGACA AATCAACTGTTAGAAGATGATTTCAGAGCAGAGGACACTCAGATTCATAAG GGTTTTAAATTGGAGACATTTGCTGGCCCAGTGTTTGCCAATCTACGGCGATCTTTAGGTGTGACAGAACAGGAGTATCAGCAGTCCCTCTGCTCCGACAAGTGCTACCTTCAGTTCATCAGCAACTCTAAAAGCAAGGCTGACTTCTTCCTCAC GAATGATAAACGCTTCTTTTTGAAGACTCAGAATGAACGGGAAATACGATTCCTTCTGGACAACCTGAAGAACTACATGGCACATTTGCAGAAATACCCCCATTCTCTTTTGGTGAAGTTGCTAG GTGTTCACAGAATCAAAATTTCATATTGGCAAAAG AAGTACTTCATCGTTATGCACAGTGTGTTTTATCCAGATGAACGAATAAATGCCAG GTACGATATAAAAGGTTGTGAAGTGAGTCGCTGGACAGATCCGTCACCAGATGGATGCCAGATTATTGTGGTCTTCAAAGACCTCAATTTTGAAGGACAGTACATCACTCTTG ACGAACAGCGTTCCTGGCTCCTGCGGCAAATGGAGATAGACACAGACTTTCTCCAAAGCCTCAACGTATTGGATTACAGTCTTCTGCTTGCCCATCAGCCTTTGCAACAAGACGAACGTCACCGTGCTCTCTCTTTCGCTTCATTAATCATGAGAACTAAGCG ATCCGTGAATCCAAGTACCAGCCCCATCTATAGTATCCCTTCTGTTACCGGGGCAGTCCCAGAGGATGACGCCACTTTCATTTCATCACAAATTGATAGTGACTATTTGAAGCAAGCAGGAGACGGCAAAAGTGGAGAAACACATCACATTGCTGGCAATGAAACAGAAGAGCTGCCAGACTTTGAAGTCCAAAACAGACGTTTACTGCTCAATTTAAAGAATGCTCTGCATGTCATTGATGGACCTGATCAACGCTACTTCATTGGCATCGTTGATATTTTTACAGTTTACAGTTTAAAGAAAAGAATGGAATATTGGTGGAAGAGACTGAGGCATCCCGGACGGACATTCTCCACAGTAAGTCCGCAGATGTACTGCACTCGGCTGTGTCAGTGGGTGCTGGAGCATAGCAAATAG
- the pip5kl1 gene encoding phosphatidylinositol 4-phosphate 5-kinase-like protein 1 isoform X3 has translation MLFIVHHSSQMQRSVAPRGFGKHCGTLKRRRWGGLKRQWELLGLFEIDQHHEFYSLTCMMKEGLFSSILTTIDHASTNQLLEDDFRAEDTQIHKGFKLETFAGPVFANLRRSLGVTEQEYQQSLCSDKCYLQFISNSKSKADFFLTNDKRFFLKTQNEREIRFLLDNLKNYMAHLQKYPHSLLVKLLGVHRIKISYWQKKYFIVMHSVFYPDERINARYDIKGCEVSRWTDPSPDGCQIIVVFKDLNFEGQYITLDEQRSWLLRQMEIDTDFLQSLNVLDYSLLLAHQPLQQDERHRALSFASLIMRTKRSVNPSTSPIYSIPSVTGAVPEDDATFISSQIDSDYLKQAGDGKSGETHHIAGNETEELPDFEVQNRRLLLNLKNALHVIDGPDQRYFIGIVDIFTVYSLKKRMEYWWKRLRHPGRTFSTVSPQMYCTRLCQWVLEHSK, from the exons ATGCAGAGGTCGGTGGCTCCGCGTGGCTTTGGAAAGCATTGTGGTACACTAAAGCGAAGAAGATGGGGCGGTTTGAAACGGCAGTGGGAGCTTTTGGGCTTATTTGAGATTGATCAGCACCACGAGTTCTACAGCCTCACTTGCATGATGAAGGAGGGATTGTTTTCATCAATCCTAACCACCATTGACCATGCATCGACA AATCAACTGTTAGAAGATGATTTCAGAGCAGAGGACACTCAGATTCATAAG GGTTTTAAATTGGAGACATTTGCTGGCCCAGTGTTTGCCAATCTACGGCGATCTTTAGGTGTGACAGAACAGGAGTATCAGCAGTCCCTCTGCTCCGACAAGTGCTACCTTCAGTTCATCAGCAACTCTAAAAGCAAGGCTGACTTCTTCCTCAC GAATGATAAACGCTTCTTTTTGAAGACTCAGAATGAACGGGAAATACGATTCCTTCTGGACAACCTGAAGAACTACATGGCACATTTGCAGAAATACCCCCATTCTCTTTTGGTGAAGTTGCTAG GTGTTCACAGAATCAAAATTTCATATTGGCAAAAG AAGTACTTCATCGTTATGCACAGTGTGTTTTATCCAGATGAACGAATAAATGCCAG GTACGATATAAAAGGTTGTGAAGTGAGTCGCTGGACAGATCCGTCACCAGATGGATGCCAGATTATTGTGGTCTTCAAAGACCTCAATTTTGAAGGACAGTACATCACTCTTG ACGAACAGCGTTCCTGGCTCCTGCGGCAAATGGAGATAGACACAGACTTTCTCCAAAGCCTCAACGTATTGGATTACAGTCTTCTGCTTGCCCATCAGCCTTTGCAACAAGACGAACGTCACCGTGCTCTCTCTTTCGCTTCATTAATCATGAGAACTAAGCG ATCCGTGAATCCAAGTACCAGCCCCATCTATAGTATCCCTTCTGTTACCGGGGCAGTCCCAGAGGATGACGCCACTTTCATTTCATCACAAATTGATAGTGACTATTTGAAGCAAGCAGGAGACGGCAAAAGTGGAGAAACACATCACATTGCTGGCAATGAAACAGAAGAGCTGCCAGACTTTGAAGTCCAAAACAGACGTTTACTGCTCAATTTAAAGAATGCTCTGCATGTCATTGATGGACCTGATCAACGCTACTTCATTGGCATCGTTGATATTTTTACAGTTTACAGTTTAAAGAAAAGAATGGAATATTGGTGGAAGAGACTGAGGCATCCCGGACGGACATTCTCCACAGTAAGTCCGCAGATGTACTGCACTCGGCTGTGTCAGTGGGTGCTGGAGCATAGCAAATAG
- the pip5kl1 gene encoding phosphatidylinositol 4-phosphate 5-kinase-like protein 1 isoform X4 has translation MQRSVAPRGFGKHCGTLKRRRWGGLKRQWELLGLFEIDQHHEFYSLTCMMKEGLFSSILTTIDHASTNQLLEDDFRAEDTQIHKGFKLETFAGPVFANLRRSLGVTEQEYQQSLCSDKCYLQFISNSKSKADFFLTNDKRFFLKTQNEREIRFLLDNLKNYMAHLQKYPHSLLVKLLGVHRIKISYWQKKYFIVMHSVFYPDERINARYDIKGCEVSRWTDPSPDGCQIIVVFKDLNFEGQYITLDEQRSWLLRQMEIDTDFLQSLNVLDYSLLLAHQPLQQDERHRALSFASLIMRTKRSVNPSTSPIYSIPSVTGAVPEDDATFISSQIDSDYLKQAGDGKSGETHHIAGNETEELPDFEVQNRRLLLNLKNALHVIDGPDQRYFIGIVDIFTVYSLKKRMEYWWKRLRHPGRTFSTVSPQMYCTRLCQWVLEHSK, from the exons ATGCAGAGGTCGGTGGCTCCGCGTGGCTTTGGAAAGCATTGTGGTACACTAAAGCGAAGAAGATGGGGCGGTTTGAAACGGCAGTGGGAGCTTTTGGGCTTATTTGAGATTGATCAGCACCACGAGTTCTACAGCCTCACTTGCATGATGAAGGAGGGATTGTTTTCATCAATCCTAACCACCATTGACCATGCATCGACA AATCAACTGTTAGAAGATGATTTCAGAGCAGAGGACACTCAGATTCATAAG GGTTTTAAATTGGAGACATTTGCTGGCCCAGTGTTTGCCAATCTACGGCGATCTTTAGGTGTGACAGAACAGGAGTATCAGCAGTCCCTCTGCTCCGACAAGTGCTACCTTCAGTTCATCAGCAACTCTAAAAGCAAGGCTGACTTCTTCCTCAC GAATGATAAACGCTTCTTTTTGAAGACTCAGAATGAACGGGAAATACGATTCCTTCTGGACAACCTGAAGAACTACATGGCACATTTGCAGAAATACCCCCATTCTCTTTTGGTGAAGTTGCTAG GTGTTCACAGAATCAAAATTTCATATTGGCAAAAG AAGTACTTCATCGTTATGCACAGTGTGTTTTATCCAGATGAACGAATAAATGCCAG GTACGATATAAAAGGTTGTGAAGTGAGTCGCTGGACAGATCCGTCACCAGATGGATGCCAGATTATTGTGGTCTTCAAAGACCTCAATTTTGAAGGACAGTACATCACTCTTG ACGAACAGCGTTCCTGGCTCCTGCGGCAAATGGAGATAGACACAGACTTTCTCCAAAGCCTCAACGTATTGGATTACAGTCTTCTGCTTGCCCATCAGCCTTTGCAACAAGACGAACGTCACCGTGCTCTCTCTTTCGCTTCATTAATCATGAGAACTAAGCG ATCCGTGAATCCAAGTACCAGCCCCATCTATAGTATCCCTTCTGTTACCGGGGCAGTCCCAGAGGATGACGCCACTTTCATTTCATCACAAATTGATAGTGACTATTTGAAGCAAGCAGGAGACGGCAAAAGTGGAGAAACACATCACATTGCTGGCAATGAAACAGAAGAGCTGCCAGACTTTGAAGTCCAAAACAGACGTTTACTGCTCAATTTAAAGAATGCTCTGCATGTCATTGATGGACCTGATCAACGCTACTTCATTGGCATCGTTGATATTTTTACAGTTTACAGTTTAAAGAAAAGAATGGAATATTGGTGGAAGAGACTGAGGCATCCCGGACGGACATTCTCCACAGTAAGTCCGCAGATGTACTGCACTCGGCTGTGTCAGTGGGTGCTGGAGCATAGCAAATAG
- the pip5kl1 gene encoding phosphatidylinositol 4-phosphate 5-kinase-like protein 1 isoform X2, with the protein MANKNSSILNLPHRAEVVDLNPALAFLCGLQVFPVSTWVSSGNPKTFMMQRSVAPRGFGKHCGTLKRRRWGGLKRQWELLGLFEIDQHHEFYSLTCMMKEGLFSSILTTIDHASTNQLLEDDFRAEDTQIHKGFKLETFAGPVFANLRRSLGVTEQEYQQSLCSDKCYLQFISNSKSKADFFLTNDKRFFLKTQNEREIRFLLDNLKNYMAHLQKYPHSLLVKLLGVHRIKISYWQKKYFIVMHSVFYPDERINARYDIKGCEVSRWTDPSPDGCQIIVVFKDLNFEGQYITLDEQRSWLLRQMEIDTDFLQSLNVLDYSLLLAHQPLQQDERHRALSFASLIMRTKRSVNPSTSPIYSIPSVTGAVPEDDATFISSQIDSDYLKQAGDGKSGETHHIAGNETEELPDFEVQNRRLLLNLKNALHVIDGPDQRYFIGIVDIFTVYSLKKRMEYWWKRLRHPGRTFSTVSPQMYCTRLCQWVLEHSK; encoded by the exons ATGCAGAGGTCGGTGGCTCCGCGTGGCTTTGGAAAGCATTGTGGTACACTAAAGCGAAGAAGATGGGGCGGTTTGAAACGGCAGTGGGAGCTTTTGGGCTTATTTGAGATTGATCAGCACCACGAGTTCTACAGCCTCACTTGCATGATGAAGGAGGGATTGTTTTCATCAATCCTAACCACCATTGACCATGCATCGACA AATCAACTGTTAGAAGATGATTTCAGAGCAGAGGACACTCAGATTCATAAG GGTTTTAAATTGGAGACATTTGCTGGCCCAGTGTTTGCCAATCTACGGCGATCTTTAGGTGTGACAGAACAGGAGTATCAGCAGTCCCTCTGCTCCGACAAGTGCTACCTTCAGTTCATCAGCAACTCTAAAAGCAAGGCTGACTTCTTCCTCAC GAATGATAAACGCTTCTTTTTGAAGACTCAGAATGAACGGGAAATACGATTCCTTCTGGACAACCTGAAGAACTACATGGCACATTTGCAGAAATACCCCCATTCTCTTTTGGTGAAGTTGCTAG GTGTTCACAGAATCAAAATTTCATATTGGCAAAAG AAGTACTTCATCGTTATGCACAGTGTGTTTTATCCAGATGAACGAATAAATGCCAG GTACGATATAAAAGGTTGTGAAGTGAGTCGCTGGACAGATCCGTCACCAGATGGATGCCAGATTATTGTGGTCTTCAAAGACCTCAATTTTGAAGGACAGTACATCACTCTTG ACGAACAGCGTTCCTGGCTCCTGCGGCAAATGGAGATAGACACAGACTTTCTCCAAAGCCTCAACGTATTGGATTACAGTCTTCTGCTTGCCCATCAGCCTTTGCAACAAGACGAACGTCACCGTGCTCTCTCTTTCGCTTCATTAATCATGAGAACTAAGCG ATCCGTGAATCCAAGTACCAGCCCCATCTATAGTATCCCTTCTGTTACCGGGGCAGTCCCAGAGGATGACGCCACTTTCATTTCATCACAAATTGATAGTGACTATTTGAAGCAAGCAGGAGACGGCAAAAGTGGAGAAACACATCACATTGCTGGCAATGAAACAGAAGAGCTGCCAGACTTTGAAGTCCAAAACAGACGTTTACTGCTCAATTTAAAGAATGCTCTGCATGTCATTGATGGACCTGATCAACGCTACTTCATTGGCATCGTTGATATTTTTACAGTTTACAGTTTAAAGAAAAGAATGGAATATTGGTGGAAGAGACTGAGGCATCCCGGACGGACATTCTCCACAGTAAGTCCGCAGATGTACTGCACTCGGCTGTGTCAGTGGGTGCTGGAGCATAGCAAATAG